From a single Acidiferrobacteraceae bacterium genomic region:
- the orn gene encoding oligoribonuclease, protein MPQDANALIWIDLEMTGLDTINDRIIEVATIVTDSELNVVAEGPVLAVHQSDEVLAGMDDWNTNTHTKTGLVERVRSSALDEAEVERQTIVFLAEHVGKNRSPMCGNSICQDRRFLARYMPDLEAYFHYRNLDVSSLKELAKRWKPEILPGFTKRNTHRALDDIRESVDELKYYRQHFLLPA, encoded by the coding sequence ATGCCGCAAGACGCCAATGCCCTCATCTGGATCGATCTGGAGATGACAGGGCTGGACACCATCAACGACCGGATTATCGAGGTGGCGACCATCGTCACGGACAGCGAGCTGAACGTCGTCGCCGAAGGTCCGGTGCTGGCGGTTCATCAAAGTGACGAGGTGCTGGCCGGCATGGACGACTGGAATACCAATACCCACACCAAAACCGGTCTCGTGGAACGGGTTCGTTCCTCGGCCCTGGACGAGGCGGAGGTTGAACGTCAGACGATCGTATTTCTTGCGGAGCATGTGGGCAAGAACAGGTCGCCCATGTGTGGCAACAGCATCTGCCAGGACCGACGATTCCTCGCACGTTACATGCCGGATCTGGAAGCCTATTTCCACTACCGCAATCTTGACGTGAGCAGCCTGAAGGAGCTGGCAAAACGCTGGAAACCGGAGATTCTGCCCGGCTTCACGAAACGGAACACCCATCGCGCCCTGGATGACATCCGCGAATCGGTGGACGAGCTGAAATACTACCGGCAACATTTTCTCTTGCCGGCCTGA
- a CDS encoding LPP20 family lipoprotein, translating to MKRFAATCTVLALLSACASHAPQPKWTLTGRSDAYPVAEYLTGTGVANKLAVARQRARSNLSKVFEVEIDSGTKNGGPYANAAMAKDIIKDHDKKVIQGIRVAETWKNPETHVAHALAVLSRKQAADNLRAEITRLDDSTDIWLQRSHADADVLHKIRYAQLALNAQVARGAYDRSLRAVAVDKQGVKPRWELSLLNDNLDGLVKLVRVQPQVPNDADPRLIEQVERALAHAGFLVDAGKDADFVLDTRLNFQDLGFRDNWQWQRGVLSVVLKQREGNTVRGSYQWAIKAAGSSANDARERIVKQVGMLLNKELRDVIVRIATH from the coding sequence ATGAAACGATTCGCAGCGACTTGTACCGTTCTCGCCCTGCTAAGCGCCTGTGCCTCACATGCCCCGCAACCCAAATGGACCCTGACGGGTCGCAGCGACGCCTATCCCGTGGCCGAATACCTCACCGGCACGGGGGTAGCAAACAAGCTGGCAGTCGCGCGCCAGCGGGCCCGATCCAATCTGTCAAAGGTCTTCGAAGTGGAAATCGACTCCGGCACCAAGAATGGTGGGCCGTACGCCAATGCCGCCATGGCCAAGGACATTATCAAGGACCATGACAAGAAGGTGATTCAGGGCATTCGCGTTGCCGAGACCTGGAAAAATCCGGAGACCCATGTGGCGCATGCCCTGGCGGTACTGTCACGCAAACAGGCGGCCGACAATCTGCGGGCAGAAATCACCCGGCTGGATGACAGTACGGACATCTGGTTGCAGCGTTCTCACGCCGACGCCGATGTCTTGCACAAGATCCGGTATGCGCAGCTGGCCCTGAATGCGCAGGTGGCGCGTGGCGCCTATGATCGTTCCCTGCGGGCCGTTGCGGTCGACAAGCAGGGAGTGAAACCGCGTTGGGAGCTTTCACTTCTGAATGACAATCTCGACGGTCTGGTCAAGCTGGTACGCGTACAGCCCCAGGTCCCAAACGATGCGGACCCCCGGTTGATCGAACAGGTCGAGCGAGCCCTGGCCCACGCCGGGTTCCTGGTGGATGCGGGAAAGGATGCGGATTTCGTACTGGATACACGGCTCAACTTCCAGGATCTGGGTTTTCGCGACAACTGGCAGTGGCAACGGGGCGTGCTGTCCGTGGTATTGAAGCAACGGGAAGGAAACACCGTGCGGGGCAGCTACCAATGGGCCATCAAGGCCGCCGGATCCAGTGCCAACGATGCGCGCGAACGGATCGTGAAACAGGTCGGGATGCTGCTGAACAAGGAATTGCGCGACGTAATCGTGCGTATCGCAACCCACTAG
- the queG gene encoding tRNA epoxyqueuosine(34) reductase QueG, with translation MRSGRNPTLETRSLAQQIRAWGTELGFQQVGISDVDLSQAESHLLAWLAAGYHGDMDYMQRHGTRRSRPADLVAGTQRVISARMDYLPPEVTSMEEVLEQKELGAVSRYALGRDYHKLLRRRLQTLADRVQAAAGAHGYRVFTDSAPVLEKALAEKAGLGWIGKHTNLIARDAGSWFFLGEIYTDLPLPVDTPASNHCGDCHACLDVCPTSAILAPYTLDARRCISYLTIEHHGSIPEGLRPLMGNRIYGCDDCQLVCPWNRFARPTEETDFLPREGLDAPRLAELCAWSEGEFLSRTEGSAIRRIGHERWLRNIAVAMGNAGPSLEIDAALANRANHPSALVREHVAWAQVRRD, from the coding sequence ATGCGATCCGGAAGAAATCCGACCCTGGAGACCCGATCCCTGGCCCAGCAAATCCGTGCCTGGGGAACAGAGCTGGGCTTTCAGCAGGTGGGAATCAGCGATGTTGACCTCTCCCAGGCAGAGTCACACCTGCTGGCATGGCTGGCAGCGGGCTACCACGGCGACATGGACTATATGCAACGCCATGGCACCCGGCGCAGCCGTCCGGCGGACCTCGTCGCCGGCACGCAGCGCGTGATCTCGGCGCGCATGGACTATCTGCCACCGGAGGTGACATCCATGGAAGAGGTCCTGGAACAAAAGGAACTGGGTGCTGTGTCGCGCTACGCCCTCGGGCGCGACTACCACAAGCTCCTGCGCCGCCGACTGCAAACCCTGGCGGATCGCGTGCAGGCGGCGGCCGGGGCCCATGGCTACCGGGTGTTCACCGACAGCGCACCGGTTCTGGAAAAGGCATTGGCGGAAAAGGCCGGCCTGGGCTGGATCGGCAAGCACACGAACCTCATCGCACGCGACGCCGGATCCTGGTTCTTTCTCGGGGAGATCTATACCGATTTACCCCTGCCCGTCGATACACCGGCCAGCAACCACTGCGGAGACTGTCACGCCTGTCTGGACGTGTGTCCGACCAGCGCGATTCTTGCGCCCTACACCCTGGACGCCCGCCGATGCATTTCCTACCTCACCATCGAACACCATGGCTCGATTCCGGAAGGACTTCGACCCCTGATGGGCAATCGCATCTATGGCTGTGATGACTGCCAACTTGTGTGCCCGTGGAACCGCTTCGCAAGGCCGACCGAGGAAACCGATTTCCTGCCTCGCGAAGGTCTGGACGCACCGCGACTGGCGGAACTGTGTGCCTGGTCAGAGGGGGAGTTTCTGTCGCGGACCGAAGGGTCCGCCATCCGCCGTATCGGGCACGAACGCTGGTTACGCAACATCGCCGTGGCGATGGGCAATGCCGGGCCGTCCTTGGAGATCGATGCCGCCCTGGCGAACCGCGCCAACCATCCCTCGGCACTGGTACGCGAACACGTGGCCTGGGCCCAGGTGCGGCGAGACTAG